From the genome of Impatiens glandulifera chromosome 9, dImpGla2.1, whole genome shotgun sequence, one region includes:
- the LOC124916469 gene encoding pathogen-associated molecular patterns-induced protein A70-like isoform X2 codes for MEKAELSGSSPWELITSWFTPKILFCALNIMIGTIFVSSNLKSRTKHDEIHDHDQHYYNQLHPNQLTRPPSLLQRVRSFDFSLFPSHPQDHHQALESSPSPSPTLLQRVKSIKLSRLYSNTSPADTHLVEQTVAADDHQEVIPSKSDHAGKSPEKMKKSASMKPTAAAKMTDQEEEEDQIRPATTREGKKTACGVDEEV; via the exons ATGGAAAAAGCAGAGCTTTCTGGTTCAAGTCCATGGGAATTAATAACAAGCTGGTTTACACCCAAAATTCTTTTCTGTGCCCTCAACATCATGATCGGCACCATTTTCGTCTCTTCCAACCTCAAATCCCGCACCAAACACGACGAAATCCACGATCATGATCAACATTATTATAACCAATTACATCCAAATCAGCTCACAAGGCCTCCTTCTCTTCTCCAAAGGGTCAGATCCTTcgatttctctctcttcccttcTCATCCTCAAGATCATCATCAAGCACTTGAATCTTCTCCATCTCCATCACCAACTCTCCTTCAGAGGGTGAAATCAATTAAACTATCTCGTCTCTACAGTAATACTTCTCCGGCCGATACCCATTTAGTTGAACAGACAGTAGCCGCCGATGACCACCAAGAAGTAATTCCGAGCAAATCGGACCATGCCGGAAAGTCGccggagaagatgaagaaatcaGCAAGTATGAAGCCAACTGCGGCGGCGAAGATGACTGatcaggaggaggaggaggaccaGATTCGGCCGGCGACGACAAGGGAGGGAAAGAAAACAGCTTGTGGAGTGGACGAAGAG GTTTAG
- the LOC124916469 gene encoding pathogen-associated molecular patterns-induced protein A70-like isoform X1: MEKAELSGSSPWELITSWFTPKILFCALNIMIGTIFVSSNLKSRTKHDEIHDHDQHYYNQLHPNQLTRPPSLLQRVRSFDFSLFPSHPQDHHQALESSPSPSPTLLQRVKSIKLSRLYSNTSPADTHLVEQTVAADDHQEVIPSKSDHAGKSPEKMKKSASMKPTAAAKMTDQEEEEDQIRPATTREGKKTACGVDEEVDAKADDFINRFRQQLKLQRLESLLRYREMLKRGSFNKRE, encoded by the exons ATGGAAAAAGCAGAGCTTTCTGGTTCAAGTCCATGGGAATTAATAACAAGCTGGTTTACACCCAAAATTCTTTTCTGTGCCCTCAACATCATGATCGGCACCATTTTCGTCTCTTCCAACCTCAAATCCCGCACCAAACACGACGAAATCCACGATCATGATCAACATTATTATAACCAATTACATCCAAATCAGCTCACAAGGCCTCCTTCTCTTCTCCAAAGGGTCAGATCCTTcgatttctctctcttcccttcTCATCCTCAAGATCATCATCAAGCACTTGAATCTTCTCCATCTCCATCACCAACTCTCCTTCAGAGGGTGAAATCAATTAAACTATCTCGTCTCTACAGTAATACTTCTCCGGCCGATACCCATTTAGTTGAACAGACAGTAGCCGCCGATGACCACCAAGAAGTAATTCCGAGCAAATCGGACCATGCCGGAAAGTCGccggagaagatgaagaaatcaGCAAGTATGAAGCCAACTGCGGCGGCGAAGATGACTGatcaggaggaggaggaggaccaGATTCGGCCGGCGACGACAAGGGAGGGAAAGAAAACAGCTTGTGGAGTGGACGAAGAGGTAGATGCTAAAGCCGATGATTTCATCAAcag GTTTAGGCAACAATTAAAGTTGCAGAGGCTGGAGTCTTTATTGAGATATAGGGAAATGTTGAAGAGAGGATCATTCAACAAGAGAGAAtaa